From a region of the Deltaproteobacteria bacterium genome:
- a CDS encoding RNA polymerase sigma factor codes for MEQNQEAEIVARILKGEREAFSLLVEEYKAPIFNLAYRMTGNREDAGELAQETFARAFTKLIKYQSEQRFFTWLYTISLNVVKNHLRRQSLWRKLVAGGVSAAIHDQSSNQENDLLVKEEQQQLQDALLKLPHDQRAALVLRYYEDQSFADIAQICGLPENTIKMRVYRALEKLRAVMEEWKSH; via the coding sequence ATGGAACAGAACCAGGAGGCGGAGATTGTAGCGCGAATCCTCAAAGGCGAGCGCGAAGCCTTTTCCCTGCTCGTCGAGGAATATAAAGCACCCATCTTCAACCTGGCCTACCGCATGACCGGTAATCGGGAAGATGCGGGTGAACTGGCCCAGGAAACATTTGCAAGGGCTTTTACCAAGCTCATTAAATATCAATCAGAGCAGAGGTTTTTTACCTGGCTTTATACGATCAGCTTGAATGTCGTCAAAAACCATCTGCGCCGGCAATCACTCTGGAGGAAGCTGGTGGCAGGCGGCGTATCCGCGGCTATACATGATCAGAGCAGTAATCAGGAAAACGACCTGCTGGTAAAAGAAGAACAGCAACAGCTTCAGGATGCCTTGCTGAAACTGCCTCACGATCAGCGGGCGGCCTTGGTGCTCCGTTATTATGAAGACCAGTCTTTTGCCGATATAGCCCAAATATGCGGCTTGCCGGAAAACACCATTAAAATGCGCGTCTATCGGGCCCTGGAAAAACTGCGTGCGGTTATGGAAGAATGGAAAAGTCACTGA
- a CDS encoding sigma-54 dependent transcriptional regulator, whose amino-acid sequence MQKLRNKRIPISLYILVPLIFTGIAIISSLVTYHATIYHLHRGPAAIQYIFLWVAITIIACLICSYIVISRILNPVVKFITTSEEILAEDSSEPKSSRLDKSNPAYYAEVFDKITDILGKMEAKELFPRIIGQSLGMRDLFGKVLKVAPTDTTVLIMGESGTGKELIATALYEHSRRKGLPFIKLNCVAIPEGLLESELFGHEKGAFTGAVARKTGKFELADGGTIFLDEIGDMPQATQAKLLRTLQEKEIERVGGNGPIKVDVRFIAATNKNLEALVKEGKFREDLYFRLSAFPISIPALRDRREDIPLLCQYFLAATDRKLSSAVHQALLGYSWPGNVRELQNVLSRAEVLAGKDGDIAVTNLPAHLHQYYPAATIADQDLNTIDDRLHSIEKGLIIEALERTRGIQARAAELLGINQRSLWHRIKKFNIDVESLKNR is encoded by the coding sequence GTGCAGAAACTGCGGAACAAAAGAATCCCGATCAGCCTTTATATACTCGTGCCCTTGATTTTTACGGGCATTGCCATAATCAGCTCCCTCGTTACCTACCACGCAACGATTTATCACCTGCATCGGGGCCCGGCAGCGATCCAGTATATTTTTTTGTGGGTGGCGATTACGATTATTGCCTGCTTGATCTGCAGTTACATCGTCATTTCACGCATTTTGAACCCGGTTGTAAAATTCATCACTACCAGCGAAGAAATTCTTGCGGAGGACTCTTCCGAACCGAAATCATCCCGCTTAGATAAATCCAATCCGGCCTATTACGCGGAAGTGTTTGATAAAATAACCGATATACTGGGGAAGATGGAGGCCAAGGAACTTTTCCCCCGGATTATCGGACAAAGTCTCGGGATGCGTGACCTGTTCGGCAAGGTGCTGAAGGTGGCCCCGACGGATACCACGGTCTTGATCATGGGGGAAAGCGGCACGGGCAAGGAACTTATCGCCACCGCGCTATACGAACATAGCCGGCGCAAAGGGCTGCCCTTCATTAAATTAAACTGTGTAGCCATTCCGGAAGGACTCCTGGAAAGTGAGCTGTTTGGTCACGAAAAAGGAGCTTTTACTGGCGCCGTGGCGCGAAAAACCGGGAAATTTGAACTGGCTGACGGCGGGACGATTTTTTTGGATGAAATAGGCGACATGCCGCAGGCAACCCAGGCTAAATTGTTACGCACCCTGCAGGAGAAAGAAATTGAGCGGGTAGGAGGAAATGGACCGATAAAGGTAGATGTCCGGTTCATTGCAGCCACCAACAAAAATCTGGAAGCTCTGGTGAAAGAAGGAAAATTCCGGGAGGATCTGTATTTTCGGTTGAGCGCCTTCCCCATCAGCATACCGGCCTTAAGAGATAGACGGGAAGACATCCCTTTGTTGTGCCAATATTTTCTGGCGGCCACGGACAGGAAGCTTTCTTCCGCAGTTCACCAAGCCCTGTTGGGATATTCATGGCCGGGCAATGTGCGCGAACTTCAGAACGTCCTGTCTCGAGCAGAAGTTCTGGCAGGTAAAGATGGCGATATTGCCGTAACCAATCTGCCTGCGCATCTTCACCAATATTATCCGGCAGCAACAATTGCCGATCAGGATTTGAATACCATTGACGACCGCTTGCATTCCATAGAAAAAGGCCTTATCATCGAGGCCCTCGAGCGGACGCGGGGAATTCAGGCCAGGGCGGCGGAGTTACTGGGAATCAATCAAAGAAGCCTCTGGCACCGGATCAAGAAGTTCAATATTGACGTTGAATCATTGAAAAATAGGTAA